GATCCGAGCACCGCGAAGTACATCCGGATGTGGTACCGGACGAACGTCAGGCCGCCGTTCCACCAGCGGCTGAGCAGCCACAGCGTGCCGACGAAGAGAGCCAGCCGGAAGCAGCGGAACAGCGCGCCGAACCCGGACTCCAGGTTCGCGCTGGAGATCACGCTCTCCACCAGCAGCAGGGTGAGCAGGAACACGAAGGCGCCGGCTCGGATGCGCAGCCGGAGATTGACCGTGAGCGCCAGCGCGAACGCGGCGACCAGCGCGCCCATGGTGACCATCTGGATGAGGGAGCGGGGCAGCGGGATGATGGTCTTCGCCCCGGCGGAACCGAGCGTGTTGAGGACCAGCAGCCCCCAGACTGTCCCGACGATCTTCGGCGTGTGGTCCGCGCTCATCTCAACCACCGTCCTGTGCGCGGAAGGTGCTGCCCGCGTCCTGCTGGTACGGCGTGCTTTGCCACTGCCCGAAGTCGAGGATTCGGCTCGGGTCGTGGGCGACGAATTTCCATGGTCCGACGTAGACGTTGTCGTGCCAGCGGTTGTGCTGCTTGCCGGTGATGGCCTCGGCCACCCGCTCGCCCTGGTACGGCGACCAGTCCGGATAGGTGCCGTAGTTGGCGAGCACCGCCATGCGGTCGCACTTCACCGTGCAGTCGACGACGGACTTGTCCAGCACGAAGCGGTTGCCGTGGATGTCCACCCGTTGGGTCTTCCATCGGCAGTCGGCGTAGAGCGGCGCGGTGGCGATCGCCGGCTGTGCGCAGCGGTGGGTGTTCTTCACCAGCAACGTGCAGTCACCGGACGAGGTGTTGGCCGGGCTGTTGCAGAACCGGTCGGCGTTTTCCCACAGGGTGATCCCGGACCAGTTGTTCTCCAGCATGTTCCGATAGATCTCGATCTTGTCCGTGCGGGCTCGGATCCGTGGTTCGCCGCCGGACTCGGACAGGTAGATGGTCGCGAACGGGAAGGTGTCGCCGCGGTCGGCGTACCTGCGGCCCTCGACCCAGTTGTTCCGCCGGATCGTGTTCCCCCGGATGACCGCGTTGTAGCTGGTCTCGTAGATCAGCGCGGCACCGTCGTTGGCCTCGAGCACGTTGTCCTCGATGCGGAAGTCGTTGTTGTTGGTGTCCGCCCACAACCCGGCTCCGCGGTTGTCGTGCACCCAGTTGCCGCGTACGTCGGCGCCGTTGACGGCCCAGAACTTGATGCCTCCGGTGCAGCCGCAGCCCTCTTGCCGTCGTTCCCAGTCGTCGGTGTTGTTGCCCACGATCTCGTTGCCCTCGACCACCAGGCCGCTGATACGGCCGGTGGCCTTGTACGCGTTCATGCCGTACTGGCCGTTGTCGCGCAGGCAACTGGCGCGGACCCGCTGGCGGGCACCGGCCATCAGCCCGGCGCCGGAGTTGTTCTGGATCGTCGCGTGCTCGATCACCCACCCGTCGGCCGAGTCATGGTTGACCACGCCCTCGTCGCGTGGCGCGACGAAACCCTGCACGGTCAGGTAACGGATGGTGACGTCGCTGGCGGTGCCGCCGAACGCGTACTGGTTCTTCTTCCGGCCGTCGAGCACCGCGCCCGGCGCACCGAGGTAGCTGTCCCCCTTCTTGGGGATGACCTGGGCGTAGCGGTCCGGATCGAGCCTGTGCTTGCCCGGCCGAAGCCAGAACGTGGTGTTCGGGGGGCTGTTCTTGGTCTTCGCCGCCAGATCACCGACCACCGCGGGGTCGACGCTCACCGCGCCCGCCGGCGCCTTCGCCGGCCCGGCCGCGGGCTTGGCGCACACCCCGGCCACGGGCGTGGATGGCGCAGCGGCCGGCTTTGCCCGGGCGTGCGGCGTGCTCTCACAGCCGGTCGTCGCCAGCAGGGCCAGCGCCAGCGGTGCCGCCGCCAACGCCCAGTGCCGCCTCTTGATCCCCACGCGCCCCCCTAGCCGCGGAACCTGAGTACGGTGGTGAAGCCCTCCGCGCCGTCGGCGAAGCCGGTGCCGACCAGGGTTGTGGTGGGTTCCTTGCGCCCGAAGCCGGCGGAGTACCAGCCCAGCGGCGGGTCGCTCTCGCCGCGATGCGCCCGCCAGCTCAGCTGCCCGGGCAGGTCGAGCACCGCGGAGCGGTCCTCGCCGTCCCGGGTCCAGGTGAGTACGGCCCGGTTGCCCGCCAGGTCCGCGGCGATCGCCGGGCCGAGGTGGAACGCCAGCTGCACGGTCCGGCGCGGGCCGCGCACCTCGTCGACCACTCTCAGCTCCTGGCTCGCGGCCGTCAGCTCCACCCGACGGCGGTGCACGGAGCCCTGGTACCCGTCGTGCTCGGCACACCAGCGAGCCACGCCCTCGCCGGCTGTGTCCGCGGCCAGGACGCGGGTGCGGGCATGCCGGGTCCACAGGAACGGGCCGCCGGAGACGGACTGGTCACCGCCGTCCAGTTGCAGGGTGTTGTGGCCGAGGGTCGACCGGAAGTACTGCCGCCACTCGGGCTGGCCGTGGTAGCAGAACGTCCCCGGGTCGGCGAGCACGTCGACCCCGTCGTGCCGGACCTCCACGGACAGCGCGTCCGCGTGGGCATGCGCGGCGATGGACAGGAACCCGTGCGGACCACCGTCGCAGCGGCACCAGACCTCCGCCGGACCGCGCAGGATGGTCATGCCCGCGTCGGCGAAATGGGCCGGCCGGCTTGCCGGGCGGGTCACGGCCGGCGCCGTTCCGTTCTTCGCGTACGGCCGGATGAGCGCGGCCAGCAGCGGGGTGCGCACATCGGTGCCGGTCACCGGCGGCCACCAGGCGAGCCGGCCGAACACGGCGTCCCCGGTGGCCAGCAGCGAGGCCCAGCGGTCGCTGCCCGCGCCGTCCACGATCAGACCGTGCCCGTCGTCCGCGTCCCCCTGGCGCGGCGGCCGCAGCCGGCCGTCCACGATGGCCGCGAGCGCGTCGGTCATCCGCAGCAGCACCAGCCGGATCGACGCGGGGACCGGCCTGCCCGCGGCATCCGCCTCGGCCACCGCGGCCAGGCCGAGCTCCAGCACGAGTCCGTGATACTCGGTGGCCAGCTCGCGGTTGAGGCCGGAGTCGAAGGTGTTGCCGTGCAGCTGCCGCTCCAGCGACCTCAGCGCGTCGGCTCGCCAACGCTCCGAGGAGGGGAACCATCCGAACGCGCAGGCTGCGGCGAACTGCCCGGCGGCCTCGGCGATGACGTGGTTGTTCGCCGAGGACCCCCGGCTGGGGAAGGCGGCCAGCCAGCGCTGGTGGTGCCAGATCTGGTTCAGCGCCACCGGGTTGCCCTCGAACAGCTCGGCCGCGCCCGGCCAGCCGTCGAGCAGCCTGCGGATCCACACCCAGGACAGCAGCCGGATGCCCAGCTCGATGCCGCTGATCCAGTGCACGCCGCGCAGCGGTGGGTTGGCCGCCCACCACGACCGCAGGTGCTCGGCCACTCGCTCGGCGTACCGCTCGTTCCCGGTGATCGCGTAGGCGGCGGCGAGCACGGTGAGGTACTGATGCCGGGACAGCTCCCAGATCTGCTTGATGTCCCCGACCGCGTCCTCGTTCCGGTACGGCACGTCGAAGGCGTAGCCCCAGGGAGCCCGGCGTCCGGTCTTCGGGTCGTACCACCAGTCCGGGTCGGTCAGGTCGTCGCGGACCACCCCGAAATACTCGACGTGCCCGTACATCAGCCGGTCCGCCTCGGCGATGAGACGTTTCGCGGCGTCCGGAGGTATGGCGGCGATCGTCCCGGCGGGCAGCACCGCGGTGAAGCGGGCGCCGGTCACGCTCGGGCAGTCGGGCCGCGCCGACCGCCACCGTCGCCTGCGCACCGCGTCGCCCGCCCGGCCGCCGACCTCCCGCGGTCCCATCCGGGACAGCCGCCGCAGGTACCAGCCCGCGCTCATGGTCATCGCGCCCTCGCCAGCGTCACCGGCGCGCCGCCGACCAGGCCGGCCTGCACGGCGAGGGTGGCCGACGTGGTGGCGACCAGCGACTCCAGCGGCACCGGCATCGGCCCACCGGTCCGCACGGCCTTGACGAACGCGGCCAGCTCGGCGGACTGGCCCTTGTCCCGGGCCTTGGGCAGCCGCGAACTGGCCCACCGCTTACGGCCGACCCCTCCGTCCACAAACACCGAGGCACGGACGAAGTCGTCGAGCCGCAGCACCTTGCCGTCCGCGATGAGGTCCAGCGTCTCCTTGGGGAAGGCGGCCGCACCGGTGGTGACGTAGCTGATGGTGGCGGTGGACCCGTCCGGGTAGCGCAGCACGACCTGAAGGTCCTCGTTGCCGGACGTGGCGACCGCGTACACCGAGACCGGGTCGGCCTCGAGCAGCCAGCTCGCCGTGTCGATGAAGTGTCCGCCCTCGCCGGCGAACCGCGAGCCCTCGGTGCCCTGTTGGAGGTACCAGCTGCCGTGTCCAAGCCGGCCCGCGTTGACCAGGTAGCGGAGGCTCGCCGGACCGGTCCGGGCGCCGAACCGCTTCCTGGCCTCCCGCAGCAGTGGCGCGAACCGGCGGTTGAAGCCCACCTGCAGCCGGTCGTTGCCGGACTCCTCCACCGCCGCGAGCACGCCGGCCAGCTCGTCCTCGGTGAGCGCCAACGGCTTCTCCACGAACACCGTCTTGCCGGCCAGCAGCGCCTTCCGGGTCAGTTCGGCGTGCGAGCTGTGCCGGGTGACGACGAACACCGCGTCGATGGACTTGTCGCCGAGCACGGCGTCGAGATCGGTGGTCGCCTCGGCGAAGCCGAACTTGCGCTGCGCGTTGGCCGCGGACAGCGCCGTCGTGGTGACGACCGTGGACAACTCGACGCCGTCGCGCTGTGCCAGGTGCGGCAGCAGCATCGACGTCGCGTAGTTTCCCGCGCCGAGGAACGCGAGGCGCACCGGCCCCTTGGCGGACCGGGCCGGGGTGGGCGCTCCGCCGGTGGGTCGCTTCACCGCGGGCACGGCAACGGCCGGGGCCTGCGCTTCCCCCGCTTCCTCTTTCTGCTCGGGGTACCGGAACAGCACGGCCACGGCCTTGAGCTCGCCGTCCTTCAGGCGCTGGTACGTCTCGACGGCGTCATCGAAGTCGGCGATGTGGGAGACCAGGGGCTCCACGTCGACGCTGCCGCGGGCCACGAGGTCGAGGAAGCACGCCAGGTTGCGGCGCTCGGTCCAGCGCACGTAACCGATCGGGTAGTCCCGCCCCTCGAGCTCGTACTCCGGGTCGTAGCGCCCGGGGCCGTACGAGCGCGAGAAGCGGACGTCGAGCTCCTTCTCGTAGTACGCGTTCCACGGCAGGTCCAGGCGGCACTTGCCGATGTCGACGACCCGGCCGCGGTCCCGGCAGAGCCGGGCGGCGAGCTCGACGGGCTGGTTGCTGCCGCCGCCGGCGGCCAGGTACACCTGGTCCACGCCGTGACCGTCGGTGAGTTCGGCGACGGCGGCTTCCACGGCCGCGGACGCCGGATCGCCGCAGGCCGCGGCGCCCAGGCGCTCGGCGAGCTCGCAGCGCACCGGGTCGGGGTCTGCTCCGACCACGCGGACTCCCGCGGCGGCGAGCAGCTGTACCACCAGCTGCCCGATCAGCCCGAGGCCGATGACCAGCGCCACCTCGCCGAGCTGCGGCTCGCCCTGGCGGACGCCCTGCATCGCGATCGACCCGACGGTACCGAAGGCCGCGTGGCGCGGCGCGAGGCCGTCCGGCACCGGGGTGTAGAGGTTCTTCGGCACCCAGTTCAGCTCGGCGTGCAGCGCGTGCTCATTGCCGGCGCAGGCCACGAGGTCGCCGACCTTCACGTCGTCGATCCCGGTGCCGACCTGCTCGACCACCCCGCACAGTGAGTAGCCCAGCGGCGTGTAGGAGTCCAGCTTGCCCATCACCTTGCGGTAGGTGGCGGGCACCCCGTTGGTGGCCACGCTCTGCATGACCTTGGCCACCTGGTCCGGCCGGGAGCGGGCCTTGCCCAGCATCGACATGCCGGCCTCGGACACCTTCATGAGCTCGGTTCCGGTGGATATCAGCGAGTAGGCGCTGCGGACCAGCACACCGCCCGCCTTGCACCCCGGCACCGGCACGTCGAGCACCGCCAGCTCGCCGCTCTTGTAGTTCTGAACAACCTGTTTCACCCGAGCTCCTCATGTTTCAACGCCGTCAAGCCGCTTGGCTCTGGCCGGAGCCAGAGGTCGCGCCGCGATACCAGTACTCGAGGGTCAGCACATGCCACAGATGCTTGGAGAAGTCCCGCTGCCCGGCGGCGTCCTCGGCGACCATGCGCGCCAGGGCGTCGCGGCGCAGGAGCCCTGAACTGACGAGCACGCCGTCGTTGACCACCTCGCGCACCAGCGGTGCCAGATCCCGGCTCATCCAGGCGCGCAGCGGGGCGCTGAACAGGCCCTTCGGCCGGTACACGATCTCCCGGGGCAGGACCGAGGTGGCCGCTTCCTTGAGAACGGCCTTGCCCTGTCGTCCGACGATCTTGCGATCGCCGGGCACGGCGAACGCCGCCTTGACCACCTCGACGTCCACGTACGGCACCCGCACCTCGGTCGAGGCGGCCATGCTCGACCGGTCCGTGTAGGCGAGGTTCAGGCCAGGCAGGAACATCCGGGCGTCGCCCAGGCACATGCGGTTGACGAAGTCGTCGAGGTCGTTGTCCTCGTAGATGTCCGCATGCTCGGTCAGCACGTCCTCGACCGTCCCGGCCAGGTCCGGATCGACCAGGGCGAGCAGCTCGTCCTGGTCGTACATGGTGTAGCTGCGCCGGAACGCGGTCTCCTCCGGCAGATCGGCGAAGGAGAGGAACCGCTTCGCGAACCGCACCGACCGGTACCCCCGGCGGGCCGTGGCGACCGGCAGCCGGTCCACGGCGCTGGACAGGCCGCGCCGCAGAGGCCGCGGGATGCGCTGGTAGCGCAGCGCGATCAGGTTGGCCAGGTGCTTGCGGTAACCGGCGAACAGCTCGTCGGCACCCATCCCCGAGAGCATCACCTTGACCCCGGCCTCCCGGGCGGCCGAGCAGATCAGGAACGTGTTGATCGCGGCCGGGTCGCCGATCGGCTCGTCCAGGGCGTACGTCATCTGCGGCAGCAGGTCGAGCACGTTCGGAGCGATCTCGATCTCGTGCAGGTCGACGCCGAACTGCTCGGCCACCTGCCGGGCGTAGCGCAGGTCGTCCGGCATCGCCTCGAACCGGGCGTCCTCGGCCCGGAACCCGATCGTGTAGGCGGAGATCCCGGGTCGGTCGCGGGCCGCCAGCGCGGTCAGGTAGCTGGAGTCCAGCCCGCCGGAGAGGAAGGTCGCCACGGGTACGTCGGAGAGCAGGTGGCGCCGGGTCGACTCCTCGACGACGGCGGCGATGTCCGGCTGCTCGCCGTCCCGGGCCCGCTCCCGGCCCTCGGCGGCGACGTCCCTCAGGTTCCAGTACCGGCCGCGTTCCACCCGGCCGTCGGGCCGGCACCGGAGCCAGCTCCCCGGCGGCAGCTTCTCCGCCTCGCGGAACGCGCACCGCGAGTCCGGCACCCAGTAGTACAGCAGTGAGGCCACCAGCGCCGCGTGGTCCACCTGCAGCGACCCACCGGTCACGGCGGCGAGCGCCTTGAGCTCGGAGGCGAACACCAGACCCTCGCCGCGCCGGAGCAGGAACAGCGGCTTGATGCCGAGCTGGTCGCGGGCGAGCACCAGTTCACCGGTTCGCTCGTCGAAGATCCCGAACGCGAACATGCCGCGCAGCCGGGGCAGGCAGTCCGTACCCCAGCGCCGCCAGGCTTCCAGCAGCACCTCGGTGTCGGAGGTACCGCGGAAGCGCACCCCGGTGGCCGCCAGTTCGGCACGCAGCTCGGGCGCGTTGTACAGCTCGCCGTTGTACGTCAGGGCGAGGCCGCCCGAGACCATCGGCTGGGCGCCGGTCTCGGACAGGTCGATGATGGCCAGTCGGCGGTGTCCGAGGTGCACTTCGCCGTCACCGACGGGGTGGCTGTAACGGCCCGCCCCGTCCGGACCGCGGTGGGCGAGGACATCGGTGAGCCGGTCGGCCACGACCTTCCCGTCCGGCCATCGGTAAGTGCCTGCGACGCCACACATGTCTACTGCGCCTCCTGGTCGCTGTCCGGGACCCGTCCCGCCCACATCGGCAGCCGCTCGGCCCGCCGCCGGCCCGTCCCGTTCTGTCGGGCCAGCCGTTCGCTCTGGCCGCGCAGCGCGGTGTGCAGCCCGTCCCACAGCGTGCCGTCGGTCCGGTCACGCGGATCGGGGTCGATCAGCACCACACCGATCACCGGAATGCGCTGGTCCGCGAGCTGCCGCGCCACGGTGTGCAGCCATGCGGCGCTGCCGTGCCCGGCCCGCACGACGAGCACGGTCTGTGTGCCGAGGTACTGGAGGTCGGTCCACGCCGTGCCGGGCGCCACCGAGCCGACGCCGAGCCGGCGCTCCTGAGGTGACACGTCCGCGGCACGCTCGCCGCTGACCACGGTCGGGTCTCCCGGTTTCGGGCGGTACTTGGCGAGCTGCGGGCCGGGCAGAGCGTCGATGACGACCACCGGCCCGTCCGCCGCCAGTGCCCTGGCCACGTCCAGGGCGATCAGGCTCGCGCTGCGCGCACAGCCCAGTTCCAGCAGCGAGACCGGGTCCGCGGAGCCGCGCACGGTGCGGGCCAGTGACGTGGTGAGCCGTTCGCGTGCCGCCCGGACCCGTCGGCGCCGCCACAGCCTGGCCGACCGGCGGGGCAGCTCCGTGATGACCGAGGCGCCGAGGTTCGCCGCGATGTCCCGGCGCAGCACGGGGCGGTCCGCCACCACCGTGCCGACCGCGGCCACCGCGAGCCCGAGGACGAGCCCGAGGACGAGTCCTATCGCGGCGTTGGTGGCAGCGGCCCTGGGCAGGGAGTGCCGCACCGCGCGCGGGGCGTCCACGACCTGCGTGCCGGCGATGAGCTTGGGCGTGCCGATGCGCGCCTCCGCCGCGCGCTGACTGAAATCGGTGATCCGCGAGGTGAGTTCGGCCCGGCTGGCGAAGAGCG
This portion of the Streptomyces mirabilis genome encodes:
- a CDS encoding right-handed parallel beta-helix repeat-containing protein; this encodes MGIKRRHWALAAAPLALALLATTGCESTPHARAKPAAAPSTPVAGVCAKPAAGPAKAPAGAVSVDPAVVGDLAAKTKNSPPNTTFWLRPGKHRLDPDRYAQVIPKKGDSYLGAPGAVLDGRKKNQYAFGGTASDVTIRYLTVQGFVAPRDEGVVNHDSADGWVIEHATIQNNSGAGLMAGARQRVRASCLRDNGQYGMNAYKATGRISGLVVEGNEIVGNNTDDWERRQEGCGCTGGIKFWAVNGADVRGNWVHDNRGAGLWADTNNNDFRIEDNVLEANDGAALIYETSYNAVIRGNTIRRNNWVEGRRYADRGDTFPFATIYLSESGGEPRIRARTDKIEIYRNMLENNWSGITLWENADRFCNSPANTSSGDCTLLVKNTHRCAQPAIATAPLYADCRWKTQRVDIHGNRFVLDKSVVDCTVKCDRMAVLANYGTYPDWSPYQGERVAEAITGKQHNRWHDNVYVGPWKFVAHDPSRILDFGQWQSTPYQQDAGSTFRAQDGG
- a CDS encoding alginate lyase family protein, which codes for MTMSAGWYLRRLSRMGPREVGGRAGDAVRRRRWRSARPDCPSVTGARFTAVLPAGTIAAIPPDAAKRLIAEADRLMYGHVEYFGVVRDDLTDPDWWYDPKTGRRAPWGYAFDVPYRNEDAVGDIKQIWELSRHQYLTVLAAAYAITGNERYAERVAEHLRSWWAANPPLRGVHWISGIELGIRLLSWVWIRRLLDGWPGAAELFEGNPVALNQIWHHQRWLAAFPSRGSSANNHVIAEAAGQFAAACAFGWFPSSERWRADALRSLERQLHGNTFDSGLNRELATEYHGLVLELGLAAVAEADAAGRPVPASIRLVLLRMTDALAAIVDGRLRPPRQGDADDGHGLIVDGAGSDRWASLLATGDAVFGRLAWWPPVTGTDVRTPLLAALIRPYAKNGTAPAVTRPASRPAHFADAGMTILRGPAEVWCRCDGGPHGFLSIAAHAHADALSVEVRHDGVDVLADPGTFCYHGQPEWRQYFRSTLGHNTLQLDGGDQSVSGGPFLWTRHARTRVLAADTAGEGVARWCAEHDGYQGSVHRRRVELTAASQELRVVDEVRGPRRTVQLAFHLGPAIAADLAGNRAVLTWTRDGEDRSAVLDLPGQLSWRAHRGESDPPLGWYSAGFGRKEPTTTLVGTGFADGAEGFTTVLRFRG
- a CDS encoding Wzz/FepE/Etk N-terminal domain-containing protein; its protein translation is MTTSTTSESPAAAPLLDLQALVVAVRRRRRLWCSMALLGLLVGAAVSVLMPPPPTAVTKVLVAHQEDQPNDPGTLIRTDVGLLQTTRIAGKALQSLGSSEKPEDFMKNYGAVGLTNNLLQITVTADSDAEAVARAKALADAFVADHVRRIKDAADSEAKALLDQRDRMQGELAQVNKAIGDGSSQGGPKASANLESLFASRAELTSRITDFSQRAAEARIGTPKLIAGTQVVDAPRAVRHSLPRAAATNAAIGLVLGLVLGLAVAAVGTVVADRPVLRRDIAANLGASVITELPRRSARLWRRRRVRAARERLTTSLARTVRGSADPVSLLELGCARSASLIALDVARALAADGPVVVIDALPGPQLAKYRPKPGDPTVVSGERAADVSPQERRLGVGSVAPGTAWTDLQYLGTQTVLVVRAGHGSAAWLHTVARQLADQRIPVIGVVLIDPDPRDRTDGTLWDGLHTALRGQSERLARQNGTGRRRAERLPMWAGRVPDSDQEAQ
- a CDS encoding bi-domain-containing oxidoreductase translates to MKQVVQNYKSGELAVLDVPVPGCKAGGVLVRSAYSLISTGTELMKVSEAGMSMLGKARSRPDQVAKVMQSVATNGVPATYRKVMGKLDSYTPLGYSLCGVVEQVGTGIDDVKVGDLVACAGNEHALHAELNWVPKNLYTPVPDGLAPRHAAFGTVGSIAMQGVRQGEPQLGEVALVIGLGLIGQLVVQLLAAAGVRVVGADPDPVRCELAERLGAAACGDPASAAVEAAVAELTDGHGVDQVYLAAGGGSNQPVELAARLCRDRGRVVDIGKCRLDLPWNAYYEKELDVRFSRSYGPGRYDPEYELEGRDYPIGYVRWTERRNLACFLDLVARGSVDVEPLVSHIADFDDAVETYQRLKDGELKAVAVLFRYPEQKEEAGEAQAPAVAVPAVKRPTGGAPTPARSAKGPVRLAFLGAGNYATSMLLPHLAQRDGVELSTVVTTTALSAANAQRKFGFAEATTDLDAVLGDKSIDAVFVVTRHSSHAELTRKALLAGKTVFVEKPLALTEDELAGVLAAVEESGNDRLQVGFNRRFAPLLREARKRFGARTGPASLRYLVNAGRLGHGSWYLQQGTEGSRFAGEGGHFIDTASWLLEADPVSVYAVATSGNEDLQVVLRYPDGSTATISYVTTGAAAFPKETLDLIADGKVLRLDDFVRASVFVDGGVGRKRWASSRLPKARDKGQSAELAAFVKAVRTGGPMPVPLESLVATTSATLAVQAGLVGGAPVTLARAR
- the asnB gene encoding asparagine synthase (glutamine-hydrolyzing), whose product is MCGVAGTYRWPDGKVVADRLTDVLAHRGPDGAGRYSHPVGDGEVHLGHRRLAIIDLSETGAQPMVSGGLALTYNGELYNAPELRAELAATGVRFRGTSDTEVLLEAWRRWGTDCLPRLRGMFAFGIFDERTGELVLARDQLGIKPLFLLRRGEGLVFASELKALAAVTGGSLQVDHAALVASLLYYWVPDSRCAFREAEKLPPGSWLRCRPDGRVERGRYWNLRDVAAEGRERARDGEQPDIAAVVEESTRRHLLSDVPVATFLSGGLDSSYLTALAARDRPGISAYTIGFRAEDARFEAMPDDLRYARQVAEQFGVDLHEIEIAPNVLDLLPQMTYALDEPIGDPAAINTFLICSAAREAGVKVMLSGMGADELFAGYRKHLANLIALRYQRIPRPLRRGLSSAVDRLPVATARRGYRSVRFAKRFLSFADLPEETAFRRSYTMYDQDELLALVDPDLAGTVEDVLTEHADIYEDNDLDDFVNRMCLGDARMFLPGLNLAYTDRSSMAASTEVRVPYVDVEVVKAAFAVPGDRKIVGRQGKAVLKEAATSVLPREIVYRPKGLFSAPLRAWMSRDLAPLVREVVNDGVLVSSGLLRRDALARMVAEDAAGQRDFSKHLWHVLTLEYWYRGATSGSGQSQAA